One genomic window of Nicotiana sylvestris chromosome 10, ASM39365v2, whole genome shotgun sequence includes the following:
- the LOC138879228 gene encoding uncharacterized protein, with protein sequence MAHDTDEKKSENEGESRKEKESEAENKLGEQVEDSGEKEKDSEEEDEEVNSDEDELPLSKVGKNIKKAPMKTTKSVIPARKEVAPPTQTHLIRSKRKAIDEKIIKESRGAKKPRKKALIVELVVELDEGNKFDSTLKADTSTKEEGC encoded by the exons ATGGCTCATGATACTGATGAGAAAAAGAGTGAGAATGAGGGGGAATCtagaaaggaaaaggaaagtgaGGCAGAAAATAAGTTAGGTGAACAAGTGGAAGAttctggagagaaagaaaaagatagTGAGgaagaag ATGAGGAGGTCAACAGTGATGAGGATGAATTACCCTTGTCTAAAGTAGGGAAGAATATCAAGAAGGCCCCTATGAAAACAACAAAATCAGTTATCCCTGCAAGAAAAGAAGTGGCCCCTCCTACTCAGACTCATCTCATAAGGAGTAAAAGAAAGGCTATTGATGAGAAGATCATTAAGGAGTCCAGAGGTGCCAAGAAGCCAAGAAAGAAAGCTCTTATTGTTGAACTTGTAGTTGAGTTGGATGAAGGGAATAAGTTTGACTCTACTCTGAAAGCGGACACCAGCACAAAAGAGGAAGGTTGTTAA